The Rhodoflexus caldus genome contains the following window.
CTGAACCTTGCCCATTCTTACAGTTTATCCCCAGTGATAGATCTCACACTCGCAGGGCTGTTTTTCTTCATTACTGTTTACAAAGTCCGAAATTAATGACCAACTTCATACACGCAGAACTGATTAAACTCTTCAAAAACAGGTTGATTGTCTCCCTGATTGCCATGCAAATTGTGCTGACTTTTTTTGCCACATGGCTTTTCAGTTACCTGAATCGTTCTGCAATAAGTTTTAGTCCTAAGACAGATTCACTTGCTTTTGTAGATACCTTGCTCTGGATAGCATGGTTTTATATTTTCTTATTCTTTTCGCTTACTATTTTTATTGTTTGGCAGCAGGCTGAACACCGCAATCGCAGTCTGATTCGCTATTACCTACTTCCTTATACTGCTGAGAGAGCGCTGTTAGGGCGTTTTTGGGTATTGTATGGTTGCCTGGCACTTGTATGGCTATTGCTTTGCAGTATGAATTACTGGTGGGTAGAGCATCTGTTGTTTCAATGGGATACCCGCTACGATCTGTGGCTGCTGTCTTCGGAAAGAGTTGTATTCTTTTGGCGTGCCTTTTTGTGTATCCTTGTTTTACCTCTGCCGCTATATCTGTTATTCTACCAAATCAGCTTGCACTACGGCAGTTTGGCGGGTAATGCAATTATCGCACTTGCCCTGCTGATATTGAATGGCTTAGGGTCTTTTGACTGGTTCTTTTTATCTAATACGCTCAAAGCAGTGGGCATATCTTTGGATACATTGACCAGCACGGGTGAAAACTATGTCTACGACCTGAACGACCTGCTTGATATATTTTACCAAAATGCCATACTGGCTGTTTTGCTATTGTCTTTGGGTTGGTTAGGCTTACGTTATTTTCCTGCATATGATACTCAGTCTTAGAAAACGCTTTTTGATAAGTGAGGGAATCCGAATTGGTTTCATGGCAGGCAGTTGTGTAGCGGTTGCAGACCTGCTGATTTATGGTTTTAGTATGTACGATGCCTATGATCTTCCGCTGTACTTTGGACTGATATTGATTCCCTATGTGCTGGTAGGGGTTTTGCTAATGGCTCTGATATCCCCCTTAGTTCGTACTCGTTTTTTACGTACTTTTGTTATCAGTTTTTCTGCCTACATAGTCGCATTTTTCATTATTGCATCCAATCTATTGTTGCTACATCATGTAATTGATACCGATTACAAAAACAGAATAGCGGCCGAAATTGCCAGACAATCGGTAGAAAAAGGGATTAAAATCAGGAAAAATGTTGTTGGTGAGCATCCGCCCTTGCACAATGAACAGAGCTTACAATCTTTGCGAACAGAAATTGTTAATCGCTATGAGTTAGTTACATTGATAGGTATCAATGTGGTGAATCTGATACCCATGCTGTTTTTTAGCCTGGCAGTGAGTTTGACAATTCGTCTGATGACGCGGTTGTAATCGCAGTCTAAAAAGTATTCCTGAGCAGTCTACGTCCTAACCTTCAACCCGTCGTAGGCCAGTCGTACATTGGGCGGAAGTTCTTTGCTCACTTCGGCGTGCAGCCCGAGGTGGTGGCTGATGTGGGTCAGATAGGCCATGCGTGGCTGAATGCGCTCCACTACTGCCAACGCCTCTTCCAGATTGAAGTGCGAAATATGTGTTTCCTTGCGCAAGGCATTGATAATCAGTATTTCAGAGCCTTCTATTTTCGCCATTTCTTCGGGGGCAATGTAGTTGGCATCGGTGATATAGGTCAGATTACCGAAGCGAAAGCCCAGCACAGGCAGTTTGTAGTGCATTACCTCAACAGGTACAATGGTCGTTTGCCCGTCGTCCATCACAAACGGATTTTTTGTAATCTCCCGCAGGGCAACGTTGGGCGTACCCGGGTATTTAATCGGTGAGAAAACGTAGGCAAATTCCTGTTTCAATTGTTGTATAACTCTATCGGTAGCATACACGGGCATATCGCGATTGTCTTTAAAGTTGAATGAACGGATGTCGTCCATGCCTGCCGTGTGGTCTTTGTGCGCATGAGTGAACAGAATGGCATCTACATGCGTAATATTTTCGCGCAGCATCTGCTGGCGAAAATCAGGCCCTGTGTCTATGACCAGACTGTAGCCGTTGAATTTTACATGCACCGATGTGCGCAGGCGCTTATCGCGGAAGTCAAGCGAACAACATACCTCACAAGCGCAGGCAATAACGGGAACGCCTTGTGAAGTACCTGTTCCTAAAAACGTCAGTTCTGTCATTGTACCTTTACGGCGCTTATGCCGAAATATTTTGCAAAATCTTTGTTAGAAACTTTATGCTCCGGATTTTCAGTTAATTCTTCAAACATAAGCAATTCCATGTGAGTATCAATCGGCGGAAGCAGCAAAGTGTCCTGCGGATGTGCTTTTTTGTGTGCTGCAATGCGCTTGTATCGCTCTTGGTGGTCTTTGTCGTAGCGCACCGCATCGCCGTTGAGCAAAGTCAGCCATGCCACACCAATTTTTGTGTTCGGAGAGTAGAGTTTTACCATACTTGTTGCCAGTAATACTACCACCGCATACGCAGGAATTTTGCCCCATCGTAGTTGCCATTTCTGTTGAAGATAACCCACCCAGCAGGCAACATTGGCAAACCAAAAAAACAGAAACCAAAAAAAAGCGATGTTTTCAATGCGGACAAAAATGTATATAAAACCCGTTACCCAATAGTAGGGGAACACTGCTGCGAAAATAACAGCAACTATGAGTGCTGCCATCGGTAGAGGTGGCAAGCGGAGGAAATGTGTGGCAGGTAAACGGTACATCAGGCGGGACAAAAGCGGTACGCACAACAGTGTAAAAATCCAGAGGGTGCTATTTGCTGCCCATGAAGCAAAGATGGGCAATTGCATCAGTAAACCTGTTACTACACGCTGCCATTGGAAAGATTCGGAGTGAATATTTATCCTTGCCTGTGTACCGCCCAGCAGCCCGTAGAGCAGCAAGCCCATTCCCAAACAGGCGGCAATAGTTAGCCATTGTAAGGTTCTTTGTTGCCGCTGTGCCTGAATATCGGTTAAAAACCATGCAGTCAGCCCCATGATGCCAAAAAAAGCAAGCACACTAATGGCGACTGCCTCACTGATGCCGGGTAGTAACAGCGCAAGAATGGCGGCGATGATAGTTTCTTTTTGTGTGAGGATTTCGCCCCGCAACAGCGGCGCGGCAACCCCCAGCAGCACCCAAACGGCAATAAACGCCGTGGCATAAACCACCGCCGAGGAATACCAGTACCACAACTCAACCGCCGAGCGCACATAGGCAAAAAAAATGGCACAATAGCCCAAACTAATCGCTATTAACCACCTGAAAGTCAGTTGCTTCAACCATAAGCGATGCATAAAATAACAACAGGCGGCAATAAAGCCCCCCATAAAAACCATCGGTACAAAGCGGAAGGCATCAAAGTTGTCAAAAGCCAGCGGATTCAGCCCTTGTAACAAAGTAGAAACGTAGCGACCGTTCCAGTGCTGCAAAAAATAGCTGTAAAATCCCCAATAGCCATGTTCTTTTATCAGCAGCGCTACCGAGTAATCGTCCCAGGGGGCGGGATGATTGAACAGCGATACGATAAAAAATGGCAACAAGCCAGCAGCAAAAACAAGTATCAAGGCAAGCGGCAATAATTGCTTTGTGATGATAGTTTCACGCTGTTTTTTCATGAATTCGCCGGATAAATTGCACCCCTTGTGGGAAAAATTGTATTTTTGAACAGACTCTCCCCGAAGGTATGAAGACCTGTAAAGTTATCTTATTTTCGCTGTTGATGAGTGCTGCTGCCTTGCCAACTTTAGCGCAGGGCATTTCCGCACCTAAATACAGCAATGATTTTTTAAGTATTGGCGTGGGTGCGCGCGCCTTGGCAATGGGTGGTGCGCAGGCAGCAGTGGCGAACGATGTTACAGCTGCCTTTTGGAATCCTGCCGGCCTGTTGCATATCAAAAAGCCCTTTCAGGCATCGTTGATGCACTCTGAATATTTTGGCGGCGTAGCCAATTACGACTATGCAGGCATCGCC
Protein-coding sequences here:
- a CDS encoding MBL fold metallo-hydrolase gives rise to the protein MTELTFLGTGTSQGVPVIACACEVCCSLDFRDKRLRTSVHVKFNGYSLVIDTGPDFRQQMLRENITHVDAILFTHAHKDHTAGMDDIRSFNFKDNRDMPVYATDRVIQQLKQEFAYVFSPIKYPGTPNVALREITKNPFVMDDGQTTIVPVEVMHYKLPVLGFRFGNLTYITDANYIAPEEMAKIEGSEILIINALRKETHISHFNLEEALAVVERIQPRMAYLTHISHHLGLHAEVSKELPPNVRLAYDGLKVRT